Proteins encoded in a region of the Inquilinus sp. KBS0705 genome:
- a CDS encoding SAM-dependent chlorinase/fluorinase, with the protein MAIITLTTDLGDKDIYQAALKGSIYKLLPTVNIVDITNNVAAFNVQQAAFILKNSFYYFPDGTVHLIGIDTVYNTYTRYLAIKYKNHYFVGADNGIFSLMFDGAPDEIVEINIMQDLKFLHFPLADIFVKAACHLAQGGALSQIGLPVSDVENKMNLQPVIEKNLIKGAVIYIDSFQNVITNITKEFFNRVQQGRRFVLYFKRNETITHLSWHYNEVPEGEKLCLFGISDHLEIAINKGNASGLLGLNLGDSVIIDFE; encoded by the coding sequence ATGGCAATTATAACTTTAACTACTGACCTGGGCGATAAAGATATTTATCAGGCTGCCCTTAAAGGTAGTATTTATAAATTGCTCCCCACAGTAAATATTGTTGATATTACTAACAATGTGGCCGCCTTTAATGTGCAGCAAGCGGCCTTTATTTTAAAGAATAGTTTTTACTACTTTCCGGATGGTACAGTGCACCTTATAGGCATTGATACTGTGTACAATACCTACACCCGTTACCTGGCCATCAAATATAAAAACCACTACTTTGTAGGTGCCGATAATGGCATATTTTCGCTGATGTTTGATGGCGCGCCGGATGAGATTGTGGAAATAAATATTATGCAGGATCTGAAGTTTTTGCACTTCCCGCTGGCAGATATTTTTGTAAAGGCTGCCTGCCATTTGGCACAGGGCGGGGCTTTAAGCCAAATAGGCCTGCCGGTAAGCGATGTTGAAAATAAGATGAACCTGCAGCCGGTTATTGAGAAGAATTTGATAAAGGGCGCGGTGATCTATATCGACTCGTTCCAGAACGTGATAACCAATATAACCAAGGAGTTTTTTAATCGCGTGCAACAGGGCCGCCGCTTTGTGCTGTACTTTAAGCGCAACGAAACTATTACCCACCTAAGCTGGCATTATAACGAGGTGCCCGAAGGCGAAAAGCTATGCCTGTTTGGCATAAGCGACCACCTGGAAATAGCCATTAACAAAGGCAACGCCAGCGGCCTGCTTGGGCTTAATTTAGGCGATAGCGTTATTATTGATTTTGAATAG
- a CDS encoding PhoH family protein → MNELKLSLEQINPAVLWGPNNDHFEVIKKHYPKLKLVARGSEIKVLGDEHELSVFQEKFDHLLQHVEKYSSLNVNDVERILGAKPSAPAANGEPAAPDKFANGEVLVFGPNGIMVRARTPNQHRMVDSLSKNDILFAIGPAGTGKTYTAVALAVRALKNKEIKRIILTRPAVEAGENLGFLPGDLKEKIDPYLRPLYDALDDMIPAEKLKLYLENRTIEIAPLAFMRGRTLDNCFVILDEAQNATDMQLKMFLTRMGPSAKFIVTGDVTQIDLPKKQQSGLYTALRILTDIKGIDIVYLSGEDVVRHKLVKRILEAYGDIQ, encoded by the coding sequence TTGAACGAGCTAAAGTTATCTCTGGAACAAATTAACCCCGCAGTATTATGGGGACCGAATAATGATCATTTCGAGGTCATCAAAAAGCACTATCCTAAGCTTAAATTGGTTGCACGCGGCAGCGAAATTAAGGTTTTGGGCGACGAGCACGAACTATCTGTTTTCCAGGAAAAATTTGACCACCTGTTGCAGCATGTCGAGAAGTATTCGAGCCTGAATGTTAATGATGTTGAGCGCATATTAGGCGCGAAGCCAAGTGCACCCGCAGCCAACGGAGAACCCGCTGCACCTGATAAGTTTGCCAATGGCGAAGTTTTGGTTTTTGGCCCTAACGGCATAATGGTAAGGGCGCGCACGCCAAACCAGCACCGTATGGTAGATAGCCTTTCCAAAAACGATATTTTGTTTGCCATAGGCCCTGCAGGTACGGGTAAAACTTACACCGCAGTGGCACTTGCAGTAAGGGCTTTAAAAAATAAAGAAATTAAACGCATCATACTTACCCGCCCGGCTGTGGAAGCAGGGGAGAACCTTGGTTTTTTACCTGGTGACCTAAAAGAAAAGATCGATCCGTATCTGCGCCCTTTATATGACGCGCTTGATGACATGATACCTGCCGAAAAGCTAAAACTTTACCTGGAAAACCGCACCATCGAAATTGCCCCATTGGCATTTATGCGCGGCCGTACGCTTGATAATTGCTTTGTGATATTAGATGAGGCGCAAAACGCTACAGATATGCAGTTAAAGATGTTTTTAACGCGTATGGGCCCATCGGCCAAGTTTATTGTAACAGGCGATGTAACCCAGATAGATCTGCCTAAAAAGCAACAATCGGGCTTATACACTGCCCTGCGCATATTAACAGATATAAAAGGTATTGATATAGTTTACCTGAGTGGCGAAGATGTTGTGCGCCACAAACTGGTAAAACGCATTTTGGAAGCTTACGGAGATATTCAGTAG
- a CDS encoding phosphoribosylaminoimidazolesuccinocarboxamide synthase, giving the protein MDAIKETHFNFKGQTNYYKGKVRDVYTIADKYLAMVVTDRISAFDVVLPEPIPYKGQVLNQIAAKFLQATADIVPNWVLSVPDPSVTIGRICEPFKVEMVIRGYLAGHAAREYALGKRQVCGVTLPEGLKENDILPEPIITPTTKASVGHDEDISRAEILKQGIVTEADYIQLEQYTRALFKRGTEIAAKQGLILVDTKYEFGKVGDTIYLIDEIHTPDSSRYFYSEGYAERQASGEAQKQLSKEFVRKWLIENGFQGKDGQTVPVMSPGIVRSISERYIELYEQITGEKFVKPELQNVVNRVEQAINNAIAKL; this is encoded by the coding sequence ATGGACGCTATAAAAGAAACACATTTTAATTTTAAAGGACAAACAAACTATTATAAGGGTAAAGTACGCGATGTGTACACCATAGCCGATAAATACCTGGCCATGGTGGTTACCGATCGTATATCGGCATTTGACGTGGTTTTACCGGAACCCATCCCTTACAAAGGGCAAGTATTAAATCAAATAGCCGCTAAATTTTTACAGGCAACTGCCGATATTGTACCTAACTGGGTGCTTAGCGTACCCGACCCAAGCGTTACCATTGGCCGCATTTGCGAACCTTTTAAAGTAGAAATGGTTATTCGTGGTTATTTAGCCGGCCATGCCGCCCGCGAATATGCTTTAGGAAAGCGCCAGGTTTGCGGCGTAACGTTGCCTGAAGGCCTAAAGGAGAATGATATTTTACCTGAACCAATCATTACACCAACCACAAAAGCTTCGGTAGGGCACGACGAGGATATATCCCGGGCGGAAATATTGAAGCAAGGTATAGTGACTGAAGCAGACTATATACAACTGGAGCAATATACACGTGCCTTGTTTAAACGCGGTACCGAAATTGCTGCCAAACAGGGTTTAATTTTAGTTGATACTAAATACGAGTTTGGTAAGGTTGGCGATACCATTTACCTGATAGACGAGATACATACGCCAGACTCGTCACGATATTTTTACAGCGAAGGTTATGCCGAGCGCCAGGCAAGCGGCGAAGCGCAAAAACAGCTATCGAAAGAGTTTGTGCGCAAATGGCTGATAGAAAATGGTTTTCAGGGTAAAGATGGGCAAACCGTGCCCGTAATGAGCCCCGGAATTGTTAGGTCGATATCCGAGCGGTACATCGAACTTTATGAGCAAATCACCGGCGAAAAGTTTGTAAAACCCGAATTGCAAAATGTTGTAAACAGAGTAGAGCAGGCAATTAATAATGCAATAGCTAAGTTGTAA
- a CDS encoding STAS domain-containing protein, with product MKFTVDKHEKYILIKLNESKLNSLVTPQLKSELILINTEGQRNIILDLSQVKFADSSGLSSLLVGHRLCKNATGSFILAGLNEAVSRLITISQLDNVLTIVPSCEEAIDLIFMEEIEKELKKEVR from the coding sequence ATGAAATTTACCGTAGATAAGCACGAAAAATACATACTTATAAAGCTTAACGAATCGAAGTTAAATTCACTGGTAACCCCTCAGCTTAAATCAGAATTGATCCTGATCAATACCGAGGGACAAAGAAACATCATTCTTGATCTTTCGCAGGTAAAATTTGCCGATTCATCGGGTTTAAGCAGCTTATTGGTGGGCCACCGTTTATGTAAAAATGCAACCGGTTCGTTCATTCTTGCCGGTTTAAACGAGGCTGTTTCCCGTTTGATCACCATATCTCAGTTAGATAACGTACTTACCATTGTCCCTTCATGCGAAGAAGCTATCGACCTTATTTTTATGGAAGAGATAGAAAAAGAGCTGAAGAAAGAAGTTAGATAA
- a CDS encoding ribonuclease Z: MKFEVTILGSSSATPIFNRNPTAQVLNINEKLYLVDCAEGTQQQMLRFDVKAARIDHIFISHLHGDHYLGLVGLLSSMHLNGRKKTLKVFGPPQLKEIVDLQLKYSQTTLNYPLEFIFTDADNTGVILENQDIFVETVPLDHRIPCTGFLFRQKKRLRKIIKEKVELLNIPISFYSALKKGHDYVAEDGGVVKNDTLTIDSDAPKSYAYCSDTLYNERYFKQIDSATLLYHEATFLNDMLDRANQTHHTTALQAAQIANITNAGKLIIGHFSARYKTLNELLDEAQSVFPNTELAIEGKTFIISE; encoded by the coding sequence ATGAAATTCGAAGTTACAATACTGGGCAGCAGCTCTGCAACCCCCATTTTTAACCGTAACCCTACGGCCCAGGTTTTAAACATTAACGAAAAGCTGTATTTAGTTGATTGCGCCGAAGGTACGCAACAGCAAATGCTGCGTTTTGATGTAAAAGCCGCTCGTATAGATCATATATTTATCAGTCATTTACACGGCGATCATTATTTGGGATTGGTTGGTCTGCTATCATCAATGCACCTGAACGGCCGCAAAAAAACATTAAAGGTATTTGGCCCCCCGCAGTTAAAAGAGATTGTCGATCTTCAGTTGAAGTATTCACAAACTACGCTTAATTATCCGTTAGAATTTATTTTTACTGATGCCGATAATACCGGTGTGATATTAGAGAACCAGGATATTTTTGTGGAAACGGTACCTTTGGATCACCGCATTCCCTGCACTGGTTTTTTGTTCAGGCAAAAAAAGCGCTTGCGTAAGATCATAAAAGAAAAAGTAGAGTTGTTGAACATCCCTATATCCTTTTATTCAGCTTTAAAAAAGGGGCATGATTATGTAGCCGAAGATGGTGGAGTAGTAAAGAATGACACCCTAACCATAGATTCTGATGCGCCAAAATCTTATGCCTATTGTTCTGATACATTATACAACGAACGATATTTTAAACAGATAGATTCGGCTACACTATTGTATCATGAGGCCACTTTTTTAAATGATATGTTAGACAGGGCTAACCAAACCCACCATACCACCGCATTACAGGCCGCTCAGATAGCTAATATTACCAATGCCGGTAAACTCATTATCGGGCATTTTTCGGCCAGGTACAAAACCTTAAACGAACTGCTTGACGAGGCGCAAAGCGTTTTCCCTAATACCGAGCTTGCTATAGAAGGTAAAACTTTTATAATAAGCGAATAA
- a CDS encoding MCE family protein translates to MKISNETKIGALTAVSITILILGYSFLKGNDVFSGSNKFYAIYRSVEGLTVSKPVLVNGFQIGRVSKMELGHDGQTTVEFKIDPKYNIPDNTLAELQSTDLLGSKAIVFVLGNSTKYAEDKDTLRADIQGSLAESLQPIQKKAEVLITKVDSAMASINKIMNPEFQRNVSRSFASIANSLQTLEGTTKKIDAIVGAQSSHINGIMENAEVVSANLKTSSGRFNGISANLDKFSGDLANSNISQTMANANKAVGELQQTIEKINSAQGSLGLLLNDDKMYNNLNNASNNLNNLFIDIKAHPSRYVHFSVFGKKGD, encoded by the coding sequence ATGAAAATATCAAACGAAACAAAAATTGGTGCACTCACGGCCGTATCAATAACCATACTTATATTGGGTTACAGCTTTTTAAAGGGTAATGATGTTTTCTCGGGTTCAAACAAGTTTTATGCTATTTACAGGAGTGTAGAGGGTTTAACGGTATCAAAACCGGTGCTGGTAAATGGCTTCCAAATTGGCCGGGTATCAAAAATGGAACTGGGCCACGATGGGCAAACTACTGTTGAGTTTAAAATTGACCCTAAATACAACATACCCGACAATACCCTTGCCGAACTGCAAAGTACCGACCTTTTAGGTAGCAAAGCTATTGTTTTTGTATTGGGCAACAGCACCAAGTATGCCGAAGACAAAGATACCCTGCGTGCCGATATACAAGGCAGCCTTGCGGAAAGCCTGCAGCCTATACAAAAGAAAGCCGAGGTTTTAATAACTAAGGTAGATTCGGCAATGGCCTCTATCAACAAAATAATGAACCCGGAGTTTCAGCGTAATGTTAGCCGCAGCTTTGCCAGCATAGCTAACTCGTTGCAAACATTAGAAGGTACCACCAAAAAAATCGACGCTATTGTAGGCGCTCAAAGCAGCCATATTAACGGGATCATGGAAAATGCTGAAGTTGTATCGGCTAATTTAAAAACAAGCTCAGGCCGTTTTAACGGCATCTCGGCAAATCTGGACAAATTTAGCGGCGACCTTGCTAACTCAAATATTAGCCAAACCATGGCCAATGCAAATAAAGCGGTAGGCGAATTACAGCAAACTATCGAAAAAATAAACAGCGCCCAAGGCTCGCTTGGTTTATTATTAAACGATGATAAAATGTACAACAACCTAAATAATGCCTCTAATAACCTGAATAATTTATTTATAGATATTAAAGCACACCCAAGCCGTTACGTGCATTTTTCGGTATTTGGCAAAAAAGGCGATTAA